The window TCCATGTTACAAACAGAAATGCCACTGTCAATTATTAAATTCTGAGATATCTTCCAAATATCTCTTATATATGCCCGAAACTCTCGCATGTGGTTTTTAATATTTGAAGAATTTAGTGCATTAACCATTAATATGCCAAACTTTCGAGAATGATTGAAAAATTCCGATACAAATAAGTCTTCTAGTGCCCCTCCTATTGAAAGTCTGTGGTTATTTACTCTCAGAAACTGTATTGCCTCGCCTCTTATGCCCTTTCTATAAAAATCAAGGCTGGATCTGGTGATCAACGAGGTTGGGCCAAACCCTGAAAGGATGATTGTATCACTTGATTCGTCTAGACCGTTAGTATCCAAGCCATCTATTTGTAAGGATAAAAGTAAATCATTTCCAGGTGCCTGTCTCCAATGATAACCAATCTGCCCTTGCCAATAGTCCCCGTGCACCACATGATGGTTTGGGCTGGCATAGCCATTTTGCAAGATACTTAGATCTTCTTCATTTCTGTGTCCCGCAAGGCCTTCAAACAAGAATTGATGCTGACGAGAGACAGCGTACTTAATTCTTATTAAGGTGTTTTCTCCACGATTTCCTGTTTCAGTCTTTGGACCATCTGTAGTAAAATAGTTGGCGTCTACAAATACTGCCATCTTACCCTGGCCACCCTGGAGAAAGGCCCTAGTTTTAACTGTCTCGTCAGTTCCTATATCCACTAGGCTACTCCCTCTGAAAGAGGGTTGTTCCAGCAGTTCCTGATAATCTGTATAGGTGATGAAAGTGTTGGCGTTTACAGGCTGTAATAAATGTGCCCGTTTGACATCTCCTAGGGTGTCTGCTCCCACTTGTCTGAGGTGGACTGACTCTGAAGCCCTGAATAGATAGGCGCTGCTATTGGTGGGGTCATTCCATACTGCCCAATCGCCAATGGCTTTTGCCCACTCATGGAGGCCCATAAAGGCAAGAGACCAGGCAAGGCTTATATTTTTTAATGCCCTATCTTGATCTAGTAAGAATCTGGAACGCGTAGTCAAACGGTTATCGTTTAGGTCAATTGCTTTTTGTAGGGCCAAAATACCTTCTCCTGCCCTGTATTGATCAGTGAATATGGTAGCAAGATAGAGATAAGGAGTTGGGTCAAGTGGATCTAATTCTATTGCTCGCCTCAATTCCACCTCAGCCTCTTTTCTTTCTCCAAGTCCATGTGTGCCTTGCCAAGGTAATAATGTGGGTATGCAGAAAGGGGTTCTAGAAGACATGCCCGTTCCATGCTCTCTAAACCTTCATTAGTTTTTCCCTGGTAATAGAGGGCGAGTCCAAGACCTAGATGGGCAGAAGCAAGATCTGGACGCATGCTCAAGGCCTTTTTGAAGTATTTTGCTGCCTTGACCGAATCAAGCTTTATAAGACAAATATATCCTTTTTGTAGGTAAATCCTAGGGTCAGCACTAGCGTCAAAATTATTGAGGAGTGATTCTGCTTCCTCTATCCTATCTAGTCCTAAAAAGAGTTCAACTGTCCTTAACAATGCAGGTATGGAATGTGGATCAATTTTTAATGCCTGTTTAGCTTCCACTAGGGCCTCATCCAGTTTGCCAAAAGATTGGAGGATGGTCGCCTTTGCAACGTGTACTGCTGCAGGCAGTTTAGATAGCTCCTCAGCCTTTTGAACTGTGGCAAGTGCTTCATTAGCCCTATTCCTTATGAGAAGATCTAGAGCTGTTTTTGCCATGGCAATAGCCTTTGCCTCACTGCCTTTGGCGGTTAAATCAGATGGGCCTGTGATTTTAGGAGTAAGGAGTAACCACTGTACAGAGTCTTCTGGATTGAGAATTTTTACTATATCAGGTCCTTTTCCTTTTATTATTGTGGCCATCTGTCCCCTTTTTATTATGCCTTCTCCAAGTTCATTGGAACATCGAACTGTCCCCTCGAGTACCACAACCTGTGTGTCCCCAGTTTTATCAGCAACGGTTACGGCCATTTCTGTTCCTCTTATACTTGCGGTAACGACTGGAGTTTCAAATATCGGTTTTGGTACCCTTCGTTTGTTTCTGAACCAAAGAGAGCCTCTATGGAGTTGATAAACACCTTTATTTGAAATGTCTGTATCTGGAATTGGGCCTGCCTGTTTGAGACAAAAAATTGATCTTTGACGTAGACGTATTTGAGATCCATCTCTTAAGAGAATGGCAGCTTCACTGTCTTTGGAAACCCTAAGGCAGATGCCCTGAGTCAACTCCTGATGTAATTTTATTGCGTTCCAACTCGTGCCCCGATCATATGATGCCTCTAATGTCCCTTTAATCCAAACCACTTCGCCTGCCTTGATTCCCGCCCATGCTGTATTACAGATAAGGAATGAAGGGAGGAGGTAATTGAAGATTAATTGAATTGCCCATTTCATTATCTTGCTCCCAACTCATTATTTAGTTTTCATGGTCCAGATACCATCCCATGTCTTTGGCGGGTTTTTTAATAGAATTTCACACCTTGAAAAAAAGAGTTTCGATGGGCCATCATTTGGTTTAATGGTCAAAATTTCTTGAAATGCCTCCAAGGCCTTAGACCAATTTCCTTTTCTGTAATATTCCAATGCCTTATTAAATTTTGATAACAGAGTTGTGAGTTCGCTGTCTGCCTCCCCCTCTTTAATGAGTTCAAATATCCTAACAGGCAGTTTTTTACCCTTTACCCTAACAAGGTCCAGCTCCCTGAATAAAAATTTTTTGTCTACATATCGTTGGGTATTCTCTCCTATTATTATGGATGTCCCATACAATTTGTTCAATCCTTCGAGTCTTGATGCAAGATTGACTTCATCTCCGATAACTGTGTAATCGAATCTCCTATGGGAACCAAAATTGCCAATGACCATCTGTCCTGTATTAATTCCTATGCCGATTTTAGGGCGTTTGAGGCCTCGTTTTTCCCAGATACTACCCACCATCTCAAGGCATGAAAGCATTTCTAGAGCTGTTTTACAAGCACGGTAAGCATGATCATCACGTGGAACAGGGGCACCGAATACAGCCATTATTGCATCCCCTATGTATTTGTCTAAAAGGCCGTGATTTTTAAATACGCGTTCTGTCATATGGTCCAAATAATTGTTAAGGAGATATACGAGTTGCTCTGGGTCGAGTGTTTCAGAAAGAGATGTAAACCCCCTAATATCGGCAAAGAGCACTGTAAGTTCTGTTTTATGACCACCTAGATGCAACAGCTGGGGATTTTTGAGAATTTCTTCTATCACAGCTCGAGGTACATACCTATCGAAGGCCCGTCGTATTTCTTTCTTTTCTTCAAAAGTAAGAAGATAACCAGATAAGCCCCACCACAATCCGCCAAATATTGTGGCTAAAAGGGCAACACCTATATTAAGGACGAGTCCTTTATAGAAAAAAAGACTGACGGACGTGAATATCATAGTGCAGATCAGTGCAGCCACAGTGCCTGTGAGCATTAAAGGGTATCTTCTGACGAACAAAGGGACCAATGCAATTAGAGCGTATATGAACTTAAGCCATTTGAAATCTATTTCTCTTAAAGGGAAACCTGATAAGATGGTATTTAGTGCGTTGGCGTGGATTTCCACTCCAAACATAGCCTTTTTGCTGAATCTAAAGAATGGAGTGGGGAATGCATCTACTGCACCTCTTGAGACTTCAACTGCTGCTTCTGAGGCAAATCCAACAAATACAATCTTATCTTTGAAAAAATTTTTAGGAAGAAATTCTTCCATATTTAGGGCCTGATAATAGGATACGGTTTTTATGACACCCGAAGGCCCGGAAAAATCGATTAAAAAAGGATTTTTTTCTGGGTTGTAGTTGGTAGATCTATTTTTAATTGATTTTTTCTGTTGGAAGTAAGTTGCATAAGCAAGTGAAGGATATTCAGAAATAAACAACCTTCCATGGCGTATAATTCCGTCTGGATCAGGGAAAAAGTTTACCAATCCAGTTTGAGCACTTGCTCTTGACAGTATCTCCAATGGATCAGTAAAGAATATTTGCGTATAACCTTCTCGTTGGACTTGGGTAATGCTTGCTCCTAAAATGACATTTCCAGCATAAGCTAGGTCCTGTGCAAAGGTTTTATCATCATTGGGGTACCTAGATGGTTCTGTGAACATGATATCAAAGGCAATTACCTTGGCACCTGCCTTTTTTAATTTCCGTACAAGTCTTCCATGCAAACTCCGTGGCCAAGGCCATTGCCTTCCCAAGTATTGAAATGACGGTTCGTCAATGGCGACTATGACAATATCTCTAGGTGGAGATTTTATACCTCTAAGGGTGAAAAGAAGATCGATCCAAGCCAGATTGGTGATTTCCCCAAGTTTTGTGGTCGGTGCAAATATCAATGTTATGATTGGAACGAGGATCCCTATCTTTAAATATATTAATCTCTTGAGAGACCAGTGAGTTAGCTGAATAGCCATACTTCATTGCTGCTCAGGAAATGGACCTGACGATTTTAGAAGGTCTTTAAGCCAAGAAATCGTTTCGATGAAATTTGACAGCTGTGTTGAGAGGAGTGACAGGAAGGCCATGTCTCGTTGACTAAATCTTCTCAGAGGGCCTTTGTTGTTTACTGCCTCTATAACACCAACTACCTGTCTATTGTGATATAAAGGTACTGCAACCAATGATTCTGTAGTAAATTGTGTACTCTTGTCTATCAAATTACAAAATCGTTTATCATGACAGACGTCATTGACTACAGCTGGCCTTTTGTTGGCATAGACCCAGCCAGCAACGCCCTTGTCCCATGGTATGGACAGCCCTTTTAAAGCGTCTTTTTGGGGGCCAGTACCAATAGCAAAGACAAGGGATTTTTTTTGGTAATCTGCAATAAGGATTGAACTTGCCTCACATTGGATAGTCTCATTCACTATCTCAAGGATGTGGGAAAAGATTTTGGGTATTTGTCTAATATTCCCCAACATCATGGCAGTGAGAAGGAGAGTAGAGCAATCCTCATGTGTTAAGAGTTGGCATAAGTCCTGTGGCAGAATTTGTGCCTTTAAATTTTTTCTAAGGTTAGAAACCGAAATAAAGCCTATTTTTACTAGTAAGTCTCCAATGGATGCCTTACCTGAATTTTCTTCAAGCCAGTCAAAGAGGTGATAGACAATAGGAATATTGTCTTTAGTGTTTTGGTTTAACGTCTTTGAAGCCAAAGAATTTTTTTGATCGAGAGTAATATCTATATTATTTGTGGCTATAAGGCTCATATCTTCCAATAATTCTCCGATCTTTTCCCATTGGCTGTTTATTTTAGAGCTATTGACTATTAAATTGGCTATTATGCTTTCAATATATGGATTTCTAGCTACTGGAAATAAGTAATTTATATATTGATACATTGATCCAAGTTTTTTTAAGCGAGGAATGACCGTTTGTTCAAAAAAGGGAAATGTCTCTTTTCTCATTTCATCCACAGATTTAAAGCAGTTAATTCCTCTTCGGGACAATTCATTGATTCCCTCTATTTCATATGCCTCTTGAAGTTCTTCCAAGAGGTGTGAAAGGTGATCTAAATAATTTGGATCAGCCATTTGGGCCAGAAGGTCTGCGCTCGCCACCATTGATGCCACGACATTTTCAATATACCTGAGTTTCTTTGACGGCCTCGGGGGAATCTTGATATCTGTCAAAAGAATCATTTCAGGTACTATTATTTTTGACCTTTCAGACCAATTTTTGCTATTTAGATATTTCAATGCAATTTTTGTTGAGCGAACCTCGTGAGTGAATGAATATTTGCCGCCTTTTCCAATCTGATCTCCCTTATCTTTTAGGTATCCAGCGTCGTGAAATAGGCATGCAGCCATTCCGCAGAGAAATAGCTCTAACGAAATCGGCTCCTTTCCAGTCTTATGCCATCCTGCAACCATGTACGAAGTTGCAAGGGCTACCTCTTCGACGTGATGAAGGGTATGATAGCCTACCTGGCATGCCTCGTATTCTGGCCATCTGCCCTCATAGAGATCTTTTACATCATTATAGAGCTCAAAGAGTCGCTTTGGACATCTTCCGTATATGGACTTGGTGATGCTTGATACCTGTTCAATAGCCATGACTTCCTAAAGTTGCTACAAGTTTGGTGAAAAGTAAATCAACGTCCCTTTGACCTTAGATTTAGTTTGGAACAAAAAATAAAGTCTGCTTGCCAGCTGGAGAAGAGCTGTAAAAGATGACATCATTCCAACCATCCTCATTTTGGTCTTGGATTTTGAAGGCAAGTCCGTCCTTAATTTTATTTTGTTGATACCAGTCAAGCTCATCTTTGGAAAAGTCTTCTATAGGGGTAAATGAGTAATCAGGACGCCATAGTCCCGCATCAGCAGCTCTTAAGTCAATTAAACCGGTGTCCCTATCAATAGAATATTGCCCTGGGAAAAATTCTTCTAAAAGCTCTATCAACGATTCGAATGCAACAAATGCCGGTGGTAATGATTGAACAGTGCCGTCAGCATATCTGACTAGGATTGAAAAGGCCTGAGATGTGATGTCTGGTTGTGGTATATCAAAGCTTACCAGCCCAGTACTGAAGTTGTTTTCCTTGATTGTATGCCATCCAACAAATGTTGAATAACTTTTTCCATTGTTATCATGGACTACGATGCGACCGTCTCTAGTAAAATTGGCATTGAGGCCAAGACTGGCAAATTCTGCTGCAAGCTGGATGGGGTCATAGGGTGATGGTGCAATGTGCATGGCAAAGTTATTAGAAACATTAATTTTTGTATCATCAGGGAGATTAAGAACTCCTACTGGCACCAAAGGCGTCATGATATTTACATCTATTAAACCCATTACCAGGCCTTTATGGTTGTCCAACTGAGCATTGATAATGCCAGTTATAGGATCCACTGAGAGTTTTTTAGGCTCAAGGCCCATATTTTCACCAACAAGTTGGGAGGCACTCTTTATTGTTCCTTTTTCATCAATAAACAGTCCTTTGCCTGCATCTAATGATTCTTCAAGCGAGGATTCAATCTTATTGGTCAGCTCAGAGCTCAAACCGAGGGAGTCGAGTTTATTTTTTATCTTATTGCTAGGAATTCTGTGTAAGGCCACCACAGGTATACCAGTTTCCTTTATCACAGTCTTTAAAAAAACTGGATGATTTTTAAAGAATTCTTGAGTTGTTTCAGGGTGTTGTGCCAACTCCTTTATCTCTCCTAAAGAAACTCCCTTTTCCCGTGCAATATCATCGATACCGGCTAGAAGGAGTTGGCCTTCAACCACCCCTGCCTCATTTACTATGTCTATGGTCAGAGGTATATTGTGGTCGATCATTGTCTGAGATAGTTTTCCGCTTGACTGGGCAAGACTTTTTACAGAGGATAAAGTAACGTTTTCTGGTTTTTGGATGAGTTGGGCTAGGCGTTCTACCTGGCGTTCTAGGATAGTTTTTAGGCCTCTTCTTGCTGAGGTTGCAATTTGTTGTTTCACCTCATCTTTTACATTGGCTGCCTGAGTTAGTAGCCTGTCAAGTTGTCTAGAGGCAGAATCAATTATCTGTAGTATTGAAGAGATGGTTAAATCCTCAGCCATTAATGCAGAAACTGCCTGATCCAAGACTCGGGATACTTCTTGAGGTGCTTTTGATGCAGGCGATACCTTAATTGTTAAGGCGTTAGCTCCTCTTGTACCTTCATTGTCTTGGGCTTCAACACTAATGGTGTAATTTCCAGTCTCTAAAAATGTATGAGTTATTGTAGAATTAGAGGAGCTTATTGGGGCTGATCCATCGCCAAATTGGTATGAAAAGGTGATGGGTTCGGTTCCATTAGTTGCATTTACTGAAATAGTTATCCTGAGGGGAGCAAAACCTTCAGGAGGATCAGCATTCAGTTTGAGATTTAATTCTTTTTGCCTAAATATGCGAACCTCGGCATTACATTCATGTTCACTTCCAAGTCCATCACTAAAACGATAGGTTGGGTGATAGGTTCCCTCATCATTATACGAATGCCTAATTATAGGAAGAAATGCTGGTTGTTGATTTCCATCTCCAAAATTCCAGACCCCCAAACTCCATGGTTGTGGTATTTCATCTGAGATACTTACTCTTAACTCAACCTCGAGAGGAGGTGGGCCAGAAGACGGATTTACTAAGATTTTACATGGGGCATCCTGTGCAATAGATGCGGAATATTTAGAAACTATAACCAAAAAGACAACCAAAAAAATAAGAAATTTAGTAAAATGCATGAAATATGCCTAATTTTAAGTAATTATATTTAGTAAATAATTTATTATTAAATTATAGTCAAGGACTTTTAGGTCTGAATATTTTCTTAATTTCAATTTAACGCTATTTCATTATTTAGCCTAGAAAAATAGGCTAGGTAGATTTTGGTCAGAGGTTTTCAGCTATTAAAATTAGCTAGCCAATTTATTGATGGGCACTAAAATCAATAGTGCCCCCATGGACTCAAAAGAAAACAAACGATATTACTCTTTGAGGTAATCTTTAGGGCAAAGAGTCAAGTTTTAGTTTTAATCCTTCTTCACCATAAGGCATTTAATGCGCATTAGCGGGGTGTGAGGTAACCTTCATATTTAGATCACCAGAAGGGTCACTTCCTAGTCTATTTATTGTCAATTAAGCCATTGACATCTGTCATGTGGATTCTTAGCTTTTCTTCGAAAATAACATATTGAAACTAAATACTTTTTAGGAGGTTTAAAATATGCAGTTTGAAAAATTTACTCTTAAGTCGCAAGAAGCCCTTCAGAGTGCACAGGCTCTGTGCTCTCAGCTACAGCACCAACAAATTGAGCCTGAGCATCTTTTGAAGGTTCTCATAGAACAGGACGATGGAATAGTGCCATCCATACTTAAAAAGCTTGGAGTAGAGGTCGAGGCAGTAAAAGCCGAGATGGATGAGGCCCTGCGGGCGTATCCTAAGGTGAGTGGGGCTGGAGTTCAGGTCTACTTGTCTCCGAGCCTCAATCAGATACTCCAAAATGCCTTTGCGGTTGCCTCAAATATGAAGGATGAATACGTCAGCCAAGAGCACATACTTCTTGCTCTACTCGATGCCGGACACACAAAGGCAGCCCAGGCCCTGACATCTCGTGGAGTCACAAAAGATGCAGTGTTAAAGGCCTTAACCTCTATTAGAGGGAGTCAAAGAATTACTGATCCAAATCCTGAGGACAAATATCAGGCCCTTGAAAAGTATGGTAAGGACCTTACAGCCCTGGCGCGTCAGGGAAAATTAGACCCGGTTATTGGACGAGATGATGAGATTAGACGGGTGATTCAGGTACTGTCTAGGCGTACCAAAAATAACCCGGTTCTCATTGGTGAGCCAGGAGTCGGTAAGACAGCTATCGTAGAAGGGCTTGCCCAAAGGATAGTATCTGGAGATATTCCGGAGACCTTGAGAGACCGCAGAATT is drawn from Dissulfuribacter thermophilus and contains these coding sequences:
- a CDS encoding GAF domain-containing protein; protein product: MAIEQVSSITKSIYGRCPKRLFELYNDVKDLYEGRWPEYEACQVGYHTLHHVEEVALATSYMVAGWHKTGKEPISLELFLCGMAACLFHDAGYLKDKGDQIGKGGKYSFTHEVRSTKIALKYLNSKNWSERSKIIVPEMILLTDIKIPPRPSKKLRYIENVVASMVASADLLAQMADPNYLDHLSHLLEELQEAYEIEGINELSRRGINCFKSVDEMRKETFPFFEQTVIPRLKKLGSMYQYINYLFPVARNPYIESIIANLIVNSSKINSQWEKIGELLEDMSLIATNNIDITLDQKNSLASKTLNQNTKDNIPIVYHLFDWLEENSGKASIGDLLVKIGFISVSNLRKNLKAQILPQDLCQLLTHEDCSTLLLTAMMLGNIRQIPKIFSHILEIVNETIQCEASSILIADYQKKSLVFAIGTGPQKDALKGLSIPWDKGVAGWVYANKRPAVVNDVCHDKRFCNLIDKSTQFTTESLVAVPLYHNRQVVGVIEAVNNKGPLRRFSQRDMAFLSLLSTQLSNFIETISWLKDLLKSSGPFPEQQ
- a CDS encoding CHASE2 domain-containing protein yields the protein MAIQLTHWSLKRLIYLKIGILVPIITLIFAPTTKLGEITNLAWIDLLFTLRGIKSPPRDIVIVAIDEPSFQYLGRQWPWPRSLHGRLVRKLKKAGAKVIAFDIMFTEPSRYPNDDKTFAQDLAYAGNVILGASITQVQREGYTQIFFTDPLEILSRASAQTGLVNFFPDPDGIIRHGRLFISEYPSLAYATYFQQKKSIKNRSTNYNPEKNPFLIDFSGPSGVIKTVSYYQALNMEEFLPKNFFKDKIVFVGFASEAAVEVSRGAVDAFPTPFFRFSKKAMFGVEIHANALNTILSGFPLREIDFKWLKFIYALIALVPLFVRRYPLMLTGTVAALICTMIFTSVSLFFYKGLVLNIGVALLATIFGGLWWGLSGYLLTFEEKKEIRRAFDRYVPRAVIEEILKNPQLLHLGGHKTELTVLFADIRGFTSLSETLDPEQLVYLLNNYLDHMTERVFKNHGLLDKYIGDAIMAVFGAPVPRDDHAYRACKTALEMLSCLEMVGSIWEKRGLKRPKIGIGINTGQMVIGNFGSHRRFDYTVIGDEVNLASRLEGLNKLYGTSIIIGENTQRYVDKKFLFRELDLVRVKGKKLPVRIFELIKEGEADSELTTLLSKFNKALEYYRKGNWSKALEAFQEILTIKPNDGPSKLFFSRCEILLKNPPKTWDGIWTMKTK
- a CDS encoding PKD domain-containing protein yields the protein MHFTKFLIFLVVFLVIVSKYSASIAQDAPCKILVNPSSGPPPLEVELRVSISDEIPQPWSLGVWNFGDGNQQPAFLPIIRHSYNDEGTYHPTYRFSDGLGSEHECNAEVRIFRQKELNLKLNADPPEGFAPLRITISVNATNGTEPITFSYQFGDGSAPISSSNSTITHTFLETGNYTISVEAQDNEGTRGANALTIKVSPASKAPQEVSRVLDQAVSALMAEDLTISSILQIIDSASRQLDRLLTQAANVKDEVKQQIATSARRGLKTILERQVERLAQLIQKPENVTLSSVKSLAQSSGKLSQTMIDHNIPLTIDIVNEAGVVEGQLLLAGIDDIAREKGVSLGEIKELAQHPETTQEFFKNHPVFLKTVIKETGIPVVALHRIPSNKIKNKLDSLGLSSELTNKIESSLEESLDAGKGLFIDEKGTIKSASQLVGENMGLEPKKLSVDPITGIINAQLDNHKGLVMGLIDVNIMTPLVPVGVLNLPDDTKINVSNNFAMHIAPSPYDPIQLAAEFASLGLNANFTRDGRIVVHDNNGKSYSTFVGWHTIKENNFSTGLVSFDIPQPDITSQAFSILVRYADGTVQSLPPAFVAFESLIELLEEFFPGQYSIDRDTGLIDLRAADAGLWRPDYSFTPIEDFSKDELDWYQQNKIKDGLAFKIQDQNEDGWNDVIFYSSSPAGKQTLFFVPN
- a CDS encoding FecR family protein, translating into MKWAIQLIFNYLLPSFLICNTAWAGIKAGEVVWIKGTLEASYDRGTSWNAIKLHQELTQGICLRVSKDSEAAILLRDGSQIRLRQRSIFCLKQAGPIPDTDISNKGVYQLHRGSLWFRNKRRVPKPIFETPVVTASIRGTEMAVTVADKTGDTQVVVLEGTVRCSNELGEGIIKRGQMATIIKGKGPDIVKILNPEDSVQWLLLTPKITGPSDLTAKGSEAKAIAMAKTALDLLIRNRANEALATVQKAEELSKLPAAVHVAKATILQSFGKLDEALVEAKQALKIDPHSIPALLRTVELFLGLDRIEEAESLLNNFDASADPRIYLQKGYICLIKLDSVKAAKYFKKALSMRPDLASAHLGLGLALYYQGKTNEGLESMERACLLEPLSAYPHYYLGKAHMDLEKEKRLRWN